In a genomic window of Salmo salar unplaced genomic scaffold, Ssal_v3.1, whole genome shotgun sequence:
- the LOC106586298 gene encoding uncharacterized protein — protein sequence MAYRGRKSSEFDKLQKENSQMRSVIENLRKQNMALNQQDDQDRFSSFGYQESYPIPEGHRGFISDARLLQMQRAEREAMEGKQRKISAIHENYVRTALIGVGSTFAHHFVPSIQCIPRPKAPPRPLPRRLEHIALAPLKNVVGVDGAQVRPRSQSLESIQVNKSFSSSSVRPVPIPPTGAPSKRGKKKKGRRGVKALKVQLDQGCADNNGPIDLMEEVRDIEAHLKEEAWKVVHEVKAMGRRSFGSAMSMGEIATSSLGSLSSVDMNTPAELRDYLDVGTPVKSRDSPPRPAPPPYQAQEQTASAYKVP from the exons ATGGCTTATCGAGGAAGAAAATCAAGCGAGTTTGACAAACTCCAGAAGGAGAACTCTCAGATGAGGAGCGTCATCGAAAACTTGAGGAAGCAAAACATGGCTTTAAACCAACAGGATGACCAGGACAGGTTTTCAAGTTTT GGCTATCAGGAGAGCTACCCAATCCCAGAGGGCCATCGGGGCTTCATCAGTGATGCCAGACTTCTGCAGAtgcagagagctgagagagaggccATGGAAGGAAAGCAAAGAAAGATAAGTGCTATCCATGAGAATTATGTCCGGACTGCTCTCATCGGGGTTGGCAGCACCTTCGCGCACCACTTCGTCCCCTCTATTCAGTGCATTCCGCGGCCGAAAGCTCCACCGAGGCCTTTGCCACGAAGGCTTGAACACATAGCTCTGGCCCCACTGAAGAACGTGGTGGGGGTGGACGGAGCCCAAGTTCGACCCAGATCTCAGTCTCTGGAGTCCATCCAGGTAAATAAGTCATTCAGCAGCAGTAGCGTGCGGCCTGTTCCCATCCCTCCCACTGGAGCTCCCTCCAAGAGGGGCAAGAAGAAGAAGGGCAGGCGGGGAGTCAAAGCCCTGAAAGTCCAGTTGGACCAGGGCTGTGCTGACAACAACGGACCCATTGACctgatggaggaggtgagggacaTCGAGGCTCACCTGAAGGAGGAGGCCTGGAAG GTGGTACATGAGGTGAAGGCCATGGGCAGGAGAAGTTTTGGCTCGGCCATGTCCATGGGGGAAATAGCCACCAGCTCTCTGGGAAGCCTGAGCTCAGTGGATATGAACACCCCTGCGGAGCTCCGTGACTACTTGGATGTTGGGACCCCGGTAAAGTCGCGTGACAGCCCACCCAGGCCTGCTCCCCCCCCCTACCAAGCCCAGGAGCAAACTGCCTCAGCCTACAAGGTTCCTTAG